One stretch of Desulfovibrio sp. TomC DNA includes these proteins:
- a CDS encoding ABC transporter permease yields MSAIERQRAFLDYTLSSLVRRKGKNGALVLAYALVVFLMASVIFFARALRTEGQTILAGTPELLVQRLLAGRYDTIRAEYADTIRAIRGVSQVEPRLWGYYFNRAVGATFTVLGRADFAHADDEIVVGPVAAKAWTNLQDGRYLLRTAKGDSAGFKPVEVLPEESRLVSADLLLMSEAAFRRVFGMPEGHYTDLAVSVRNPQELQTVTEKIQRDFPDTRPIQREEILRTYESVFEWRGGLVIVLFASAALAFFIFAWDKATGLSAEERHEIGILKALGWDTADVLAMKFWEGLAISLTAFLLGTIAAYYHVFLANAGLFAQALKGWSVLYVDFPLSPEIDLTELLALFFLAVAPYTFITVIPTWRAAITDPDTVMRGS; encoded by the coding sequence ATGAGCGCGATCGAACGCCAGCGGGCCTTCCTGGACTACACCCTGTCGAGTCTTGTCCGGCGCAAGGGCAAAAACGGCGCTCTGGTCCTGGCCTACGCCCTGGTCGTGTTCCTCATGGCCTCAGTCATCTTCTTCGCCCGCGCCCTGCGCACCGAGGGCCAGACGATCCTGGCCGGGACCCCGGAGCTCCTCGTTCAACGCCTCCTGGCCGGCCGCTACGACACCATCCGCGCGGAGTACGCCGACACCATCCGGGCCATCCGCGGCGTCAGCCAAGTGGAGCCGCGCCTTTGGGGCTACTACTTCAACCGGGCCGTTGGCGCGACCTTCACTGTCTTGGGCCGGGCCGACTTCGCCCACGCCGATGACGAGATCGTGGTCGGCCCCGTGGCGGCCAAAGCCTGGACCAACCTCCAGGACGGCCGCTACCTCCTGCGCACGGCCAAGGGCGATTCTGCCGGCTTCAAGCCGGTGGAGGTGCTGCCCGAAGAGAGCCGGCTCGTCTCTGCCGATTTGCTGCTCATGTCCGAAGCCGCCTTCCGTCGCGTCTTTGGCATGCCCGAAGGGCACTACACCGATCTGGCGGTCAGCGTGCGCAATCCCCAGGAACTGCAGACCGTGACCGAGAAGATCCAGCGCGACTTCCCGGACACCCGGCCCATCCAACGTGAAGAGATTCTGCGGACCTACGAGTCGGTCTTTGAGTGGCGCGGCGGTCTGGTCATCGTCCTCTTTGCCAGCGCAGCCCTGGCCTTTTTCATCTTCGCCTGGGACAAAGCCACCGGCCTCTCTGCCGAGGAGCGCCACGAAATCGGCATCTTAAAGGCCCTGGGCTGGGACACCGCCGACGTACTGGCCATGAAATTCTGGGAGGGGCTGGCCATCTCCCTGACCGCTTTCCTGCTCGGAACGATTGCCGCCTACTACCACGTCTTCCTGGCCAACGCCGGCCTCTTTGCCCAGGCGCTCAAGGGCTGGAGCGTCCTCTACGTCGACTTCCCCCTAAGCCCTGAGATCGATCTCACAGAACTCCTGGCCCTGTTCTTCCTGGCTGTGGCCCCGTATACTTTTATCACCGTCATCCCGACTTGGCGGGCGGCCATCACCGACCCGGACACGGTCATGCGCGGGAGTTGA
- a CDS encoding nitrous oxide reductase accessory protein NosL, translating to MKHFLRPLPLVLGLLLLAAAALAQPAASKLAPPGKGDKCPVCGMFVAKYTDWLAYAVLADGKVLYFDGPKDMFRFAADPAHYLPGFKKEQITALYVSEFYSVKPLPAQQAFYVVGSDAYGPMGHELVPLATQADAEAFRKDHKGKRVLRFADITPGLLKALD from the coding sequence ATGAAACACTTCTTGCGCCCCTTGCCCTTGGTGCTTGGCCTGTTGCTCCTGGCCGCCGCTGCCCTGGCCCAACCCGCCGCCTCGAAGCTGGCCCCTCCGGGCAAGGGCGACAAATGCCCGGTCTGCGGCATGTTTGTGGCCAAGTACACGGATTGGCTGGCCTATGCCGTGCTGGCCGACGGCAAGGTCCTCTACTTCGATGGTCCCAAGGATATGTTCCGCTTCGCGGCCGACCCGGCCCACTACCTGCCGGGGTTTAAAAAGGAGCAGATCACGGCCCTGTATGTCAGCGAATTCTACAGCGTGAAGCCCCTGCCGGCCCAGCAGGCCTTCTACGTGGTCGGCAGCGACGCATACGGCCCCATGGGCCATGAACTGGTCCCCCTGGCCACGCAGGCCGACGCCGAGGCCTTCCGCAAGGACCATAAGGGAAAGCGGGTGCTGCGCTTTGCCGACATCACCCCCGGGTTGCTCAAGGCCCTGGACTGA